Proteins from a genomic interval of Prevotella sp. E13-27:
- the ppdK gene encoding pyruvate, phosphate dikinase, whose product MSQKRVYLFGNGKAEGNAKMREELGGKGANLAEMNHIGVPVPPGFTITTDCCNEYYQVGQQKIMELLNDDVMAAVKHIEGLMNCKFGDAANPLLVSVRSGARASMPGMMDTILNLGLNDEVAEGMAKKTNNPHFVYDSYRRFVQMYGDVVLEMKPVNKTDIDPFEEIIEKVKAERGVKLDKDLSVDELKKLVVLFKAAIKERTGKDFPNDPIEQLWGAICAVFRSWMNERAILYRKMEGIPDEWGTAVSVMAMVFGNMGDTSATGVCFSRDAANGENLFNGEYLVNAQGEDVVAGIRTPQQITKIGSQRWAERAGISEEERVAKYPSMEEAMPEIYAQLNGIQEKLEEHYRDMQDMEFTVQEGKLWFLQTRNGKRTGAAMVKIAIDLLHEGKIDEKTAILRCEPNKLDELLHPVFDKKALSKAKVIAQGLPASPGAACGQIVFHADDAEAWHNDGHKVVLVRIETSPEDLAGMASAEGILTARGGMTSHAAVVARGMGKCCVSGVGSLNVSYKDKTVEIDGVVYKEGDYISLNGTTGQVYAGEVPTKAAELSGDFKELMDLCDKYTKLQVRTNADTPHDAQVARAFGAKGIGLTRTEHMFFEDKKIIAMREMILSDSLAGREKALAKLLPYQKADFKGILEAMDGLPVNIRLLDPPLHEFVPHDLAGQETMAKEMGVSLETIQRRVASLAENNPMLGHRGCRLGITFPEITAMQTRAILGAACELKKEGKNPMPEIMVPLIGTLYELKQQKEVIQSTAKEVFAAEGIEVEFEIGTMIEIPRAALTADRIATEAQYFSFGTNDLTQMTFGYSRDDIASFLPVYLDKKILKVDPFQVLDQKGVGKLIKYAVKAGREVRPELRCGICGEHGGEPSSVKFCAKIGMNYASCSPFRVPIARLAAAQAAVEE is encoded by the coding sequence ATGAGTCAAAAGAGAGTTTACCTGTTCGGCAACGGTAAGGCTGAAGGTAATGCAAAAATGCGTGAGGAACTCGGTGGCAAGGGTGCTAACCTTGCGGAAATGAATCACATCGGTGTTCCCGTTCCTCCAGGTTTCACAATCACAACAGATTGCTGTAATGAATACTATCAGGTAGGTCAGCAGAAGATTATGGAGCTGCTGAACGACGACGTGATGGCAGCTGTAAAGCACATCGAGGGTCTGATGAACTGCAAGTTTGGCGATGCTGCCAATCCTCTGCTCGTCAGCGTACGTTCAGGTGCCCGCGCTTCTATGCCTGGTATGATGGATACCATTCTGAACCTTGGTCTTAACGACGAGGTTGCAGAGGGAATGGCAAAGAAGACCAACAATCCTCACTTCGTTTACGACTCTTACCGTCGTTTCGTTCAGATGTACGGTGACGTGGTTCTCGAAATGAAGCCCGTTAACAAGACCGACATCGACCCATTTGAGGAGATTATCGAGAAGGTTAAGGCTGAGCGCGGCGTTAAGCTGGATAAGGACCTCAGCGTTGATGAGTTGAAGAAGCTCGTTGTTCTGTTCAAGGCTGCCATCAAGGAGCGCACAGGCAAGGACTTCCCCAACGATCCAATCGAGCAGCTGTGGGGCGCTATCTGCGCTGTGTTCCGTTCTTGGATGAACGAGCGCGCTATCCTCTATCGTAAGATGGAAGGAATACCTGACGAGTGGGGTACAGCCGTATCAGTTATGGCAATGGTATTCGGTAACATGGGTGACACCTCTGCTACTGGCGTATGCTTCAGCCGTGATGCTGCTAATGGTGAGAACCTCTTCAACGGTGAGTACCTTGTAAATGCACAGGGTGAGGACGTTGTTGCAGGTATCCGCACACCTCAGCAGATTACAAAGATCGGTTCTCAGCGTTGGGCTGAGCGTGCCGGCATCAGCGAGGAAGAGCGCGTTGCTAAGTATCCTTCTATGGAAGAGGCAATGCCTGAGATCTATGCTCAGCTGAACGGCATTCAGGAGAAGCTCGAGGAGCACTATCGTGACATGCAGGATATGGAGTTCACCGTTCAGGAGGGCAAGCTCTGGTTCCTCCAGACACGTAACGGTAAGCGCACAGGTGCTGCTATGGTTAAGATTGCCATCGACCTGCTCCACGAGGGTAAGATTGATGAGAAGACTGCTATCCTGCGCTGCGAGCCCAACAAGCTCGACGAGTTGCTGCACCCCGTATTCGACAAGAAGGCCCTGTCAAAGGCCAAGGTCATCGCTCAGGGTCTGCCCGCATCTCCCGGTGCTGCCTGTGGTCAGATCGTGTTCCACGCTGACGACGCAGAGGCTTGGCACAACGATGGTCACAAGGTGGTGCTCGTTCGTATTGAAACCTCACCTGAGGACCTCGCTGGTATGGCTTCTGCAGAAGGCATCCTCACAGCACGTGGCGGTATGACTTCTCACGCTGCCGTTGTTGCTCGTGGTATGGGTAAGTGCTGCGTTTCTGGCGTAGGCTCACTCAACGTTAGCTACAAGGACAAGACTGTTGAGATTGACGGCGTTGTATATAAGGAGGGTGACTACATCTCTCTGAACGGTACAACAGGTCAGGTTTATGCAGGCGAAGTTCCAACAAAGGCTGCTGAGCTTTCAGGCGACTTCAAGGAGCTCATGGACCTCTGCGACAAGTACACCAAGCTGCAGGTTCGCACCAATGCTGATACTCCACACGATGCACAGGTAGCTCGCGCTTTCGGTGCTAAGGGTATCGGTCTGACACGTACTGAGCACATGTTCTTCGAGGATAAGAAGATTATTGCTATGCGTGAGATGATTCTCTCTGACAGCCTCGCTGGACGTGAGAAGGCTCTTGCTAAGCTGCTGCCTTATCAGAAGGCCGACTTCAAGGGCATCCTCGAGGCTATGGACGGTCTGCCCGTGAACATCCGTCTGCTCGATCCCCCTCTCCACGAGTTCGTTCCCCACGATCTGGCTGGTCAGGAGACCATGGCCAAGGAGATGGGCGTCAGCCTGGAGACCATCCAGCGCCGCGTAGCTTCTCTTGCTGAGAACAACCCAATGCTTGGTCACCGCGGTTGCCGTCTGGGCATCACCTTCCCTGAGATCACAGCTATGCAGACACGCGCCATCCTCGGTGCTGCTTGCGAACTGAAGAAGGAAGGCAAGAACCCAATGCCAGAAATCATGGTTCCTCTGATTGGTACTCTCTATGAGCTGAAGCAGCAGAAGGAAGTTATCCAGAGCACAGCTAAGGAGGTATTCGCAGCTGAGGGCATCGAGGTAGAGTTCGAGATTGGTACAATGATTGAGATTCCACGTGCTGCCCTGACTGCTGACCGCATCGCTACAGAGGCTCAGTACTTCTCATTCGGTACTAACGACCTGACACAGATGACATTCGGTTACAGCCGTGACGATATCGCATCGTTCCTGCCTGTATATCTCGACAAGAAGATCCTGAAGGTTGACCCATTCCAGGTACTCGACCAGAAGGGTGTTGGTAAGCTCATTAAGTACGCCGTTAAGGCCGGTCGCGAGGTTCGTCCAGAGCTGCGTTGCGGTATCTGCGGTGAGCACGGTGGTGAGCCCAGCTCAGTTAAGTTCTGCGCTAAGATTGGCATGAACTACGCTTCTTGTTCTCCATTCCGCGTGCCCATCGCACGTCTGGCTGCCGCACAGGCTGCTGTTGAGGAGTAA